In Geitlerinema sp. PCC 9228, a single genomic region encodes these proteins:
- a CDS encoding aldo/keto reductase gives MPTDGELFLPTMGCGTWAWGNRLLWGYNPHMDEQLQGVFNLCVGNGVTLFDTGDSYGTGKLNGRSELLLGKFARECRSPNLDNLCIATKLAAYPWRLTRKSMVAALEASSRRLGRNVDLVQMHWSTANYAPWQEWALLDGLGDAYDRGLVKGVGLSNYGPRRLRKVYRRLGDRSIPIATLQVQYSLLTAAEIDRLKIRETCQELGIQVIAYSPLTLGLLTGKYSVRGNLPGGLRRRLFKQLLPQIRPLLDTLEAIARSRNRSMSQVAINWCIAKGTIPIPGAKNMKQAQENLGALGWQLDSGEVEELEKAATRSQGKMVQNVFQTK, from the coding sequence GACGAACAATTGCAAGGAGTATTTAATCTATGTGTGGGCAACGGCGTTACTCTGTTTGACACGGGAGATTCTTACGGAACTGGCAAGCTCAACGGTCGCAGCGAACTTTTGTTGGGCAAATTTGCCCGGGAGTGTCGCAGCCCCAATTTAGACAATCTGTGTATTGCGACGAAGTTGGCAGCCTATCCGTGGCGGTTGACCCGGAAGTCGATGGTGGCGGCTTTGGAGGCATCGTCTAGACGTTTGGGCAGAAATGTGGATTTGGTACAAATGCATTGGTCAACGGCCAATTACGCACCTTGGCAGGAGTGGGCACTGTTGGATGGTTTGGGAGATGCTTACGATCGCGGTTTGGTCAAAGGTGTGGGATTGTCCAATTACGGACCGCGACGTTTACGAAAAGTATACCGTCGATTGGGCGATCGCTCAATTCCCATTGCTACTTTGCAAGTACAATATTCTCTGCTGACGGCAGCGGAAATCGATCGGCTCAAAATACGGGAAACTTGCCAGGAGTTGGGGATTCAAGTCATTGCTTACAGTCCTTTAACGTTGGGATTGCTGACGGGAAAATATTCGGTGAGGGGAAATCTCCCTGGTGGCTTGCGACGGCGTTTGTTCAAGCAGTTGTTGCCCCAAATTCGTCCTTTGTTAGATACGTTGGAAGCGATCGCGCGATCGCGAAACCGCAGCATGTCCCAGGTCGCGATTAACTGGTGCATTGCCAAAGGGACCATTCCCATTCCTGGAGCCAAAAATATGAAGCAAGCTCAGGAGAATTTAGGCGCTTTGGGTTGGCAGTTGGATAGCGGCGAAGTGGAAGAGTTGGAGAAAGCCGCCACTCGCAGTCAGGGAAAAATGGTACAAAATGTGTTCCAAACTAAAT